A genome region from Strigops habroptila isolate Jane chromosome 12, bStrHab1.2.pri, whole genome shotgun sequence includes the following:
- the SLC35A4 gene encoding probable UDP-sugar transporter protein SLC35A4 isoform X2, with amino-acid sequence MADDKDSLPKLKDLAFLKDQLESLQRRVEDEVHAGVGQDGSLLASPFLKGFLAGYLVAKLRFSAVLGFVVGTCTGIYAAQNYAVPNVDKTIREYVSSLKKGRD; translated from the exons ATGGCGGATGATAAG GACTCGCTGCCGAAGCTGAAGGATCTCGCCTTCCTGAAGGACCAGCTGGAGAGCCTGCAGCGCAGGGTGGAGGACGAGGTGCACGCTGGCGTGGGGCAG GATGGCTCTCTGCTGGCGTCGCCCTTCCTCAAAGGCTTCCTGGCGGGCTACCTGGTAGCCAAGCTCCGCTTCTCGGCCGTGCTGGGCTTCGTGGTCGGAACGTGCACGGGGATTTACGCCGCTCAGAACTATGCCGTGCCCAACGTGGATAAGACAATCCGGGAATACGTCAGTTCCTTGAAAAAGGGCCGGGACTAG
- the SLC35A4 gene encoding probable UDP-sugar transporter protein SLC35A4 isoform X1, with amino-acid sequence MVMFGNAAASANWVLRRGLWGLMLLLSVAIYGSHAPLLTQCKVDGMIPFSSTSVVVLVELTKLLVSLLFLLTWDRELLGAAVSWRHVAPFALSALLYAANNNLVVHMQLFMDPSTYQVLSNLKIVSTALLYSLFLRQRLRVRQWLALLLLLAAGLSYSWGGLQDPGSPSEMKLHITVVGLVLISVYCFISGLSAVYTEAILKSQALPLSLQNLFLYFFGVLLNLIGYFWSSTEGAFLEGFSSWVLVIVVSQALNGLIMSVVMKHSSNITRLFIISCSILVNALLSVALFNLQLTLLFFVAVSCIGLAVHLYYGLT; translated from the coding sequence ATGGTGATGTTTGGgaatgctgctgcctctgccaacTGGGTGCTCCGGAGGGGGCTGTGGGGACTCATGCTGCTCTTGTCCGTAGCTATATACGGCTCTCACGCCCCGCTCCTGACCCAGTGCAAGGTGGACGGGATGATCCCCTTCAGCTCCACGTCCGTGGTGGTTCTTGTCGAGCTGACAAAGCTGCTGGTGTCCCTCCTGTTCCTGCTCACCTGGGAccgggagctgctgggagccGCTGTGTCGTGGCGCCACGTCGCCCCGTTCGccctctctgccctgctctATGCTGCCAACAACAACCTGGTGGTTCACATGCAGCTCTTCATGGATCCCAGCACCTACCAGGTCCTGAGTAACTTGAAGATCGTCAGCACCGCGCTCCTCTACAGCCTCTTCCTGCGCCAAAGACTCCGTGTGCGCCAGTGgctggcgctgctgctgctgctggctgctgggctGAGCTACAGCTGGGGGGGCCTGCAGGACCCTGGCAGCCCCTCCGAGATGAAGCTGCACATCACCGTGGTGGGCTTGGTGCTGATCTCGGTGTACTGCTTCATATCAGGCTTGTCTGCTGTCTACACAGAAGCCATCCTGAAGAGCCAGGCGCTGCCTCTCAGCCTGCAGAACCTCTTCCTTTACTTCTTTGGGGTCCTGCTCAACTTGATCGGCTACTtctggagcagcacagagggtGCTTTCTTGGAGGGCTTCTCCTCCTGGGTGCTGGTGATTGTGGTCAGCCAGGCCCTGAATGGCTTGATCATGTCTGTGGTGATGAAGCACAGCAGTAACATCACCAGGCTCTTCATCATCTCCTGCTCTATCCTGGTCAATGCCCTCCTGTCCGTCGCCCTCTTCAATCTGCAGCTCACCCTCCTCTTCTTCGTTGCTGTCTCATGCATCGGCCTCGCTGTTCACTTGTACTATGGGCTCACgtag
- the CD14 gene encoding monocyte differentiation antigen CD14, whose translation MNVAVLLLLGLRLLEAEGRCIFNRTQEHCVCYNLSQENINSITQCLPASVVEFRGGDLEKYVAFPISDPDPSDTVMLDSLLFRKIIFGDLLVPEILLAQVLKFFSYTHVQELVFDNCVFEGRGNWDRMAGQDLPILSLRFHNVTSATLTGREQDFSSLSSFLGALQELSVTASRLASLPCAVGRLFTALRSLDMAQNSLGDESLTSAFCSGAFPQLRALSLQHNNLTSYHSTCESVQLLRELQHLDLSQNKLTADPSSSCQWPLSLRSFNLSDAGLDEVLTPLPPTLEVLDMSFNHLHAVDISLGSLKKLFLSQNLLQAAPPIRNYPLLDTLHLDNNSIMGLPWDEMKNLQDVAAADNPYMCSCSEAGGLQALAAVGRLGQGWPQHYMCHAPPQYRGKLVEDVPVSVLQCNSAAVVVPICIALVLIAGAGAVCLVRSRPGLIRSCRRA comes from the coding sequence ATGAATGTGgctgttctcctcctcctgggGCTGCGGCTGTTGGAGGCAGAAGGCAGGTGCATCTTCAACCGCACTCAGGAGCACTGTGTGTGCTACAACCTGTCCCAGGAAAACATCAACAGCATCACCCAGTGCCTCCCAGCCTCTGTTGTGGAATTTCGGGGGGGAGACCTGGAGAAATATGTAGCCTTCCCCATCAGTGACCCAGACCCCTCTGACACTGTAATGCTGGACTCCCTGCTGTTCAGGAAAATCATCTTTGGTGATCTCCTGGTGCCCGAGATACTCCTCGCCCAAGTCCTGAAGTTCTTCTCCTACACCCATGTCCAAGAGTTGGTGTTTGACAACTGTGTTTTTGAGGGGAGAGGCAACTGGGACAGAATGGCCGGCCAGGACTTGCCCATATTGTCCCTCCGCTTCCACAACGTGACCTCTGCCACGCTGACGGGCCGCGAGCAGGACTTCTCGAGCCTGAGCAGCTTCCTAGgggctctgcaggagctgtCTGTCACCGCCTCCCGCCTCGCCAGCCTGCCCTGTGCCGTCGGGAGGCTCTTCACAGCCCTGCGCTCCCTGGACATGGCACAGAACAGCCTTGGGGATGAGAGCCTGACGTCCGCCTTCTGCAGCGGGGCTTTCCCTCAGCTCCGGGCGCTAAGTCTGCAGCACAACAACCTGACCTCGTACCACAGCACGTGTGAGAGCGTGCAGCTGCTGCGGGAGCTCCAGCACCTCGACCTCAGCCAGAACAAGCTCACGGCAGACCCGTCCTCCTCCTGCCAGTGGCCGCTGTCGCTCCGCAGCTTTAACTTGTCTGACGCTGGCTTGGATGAGGTCCTCACACCTCTGCCCCCCACCCTGGAAGTGCTGGACATGAGCTTCAACCACCTCCACGCTGTCGACATCTCCCTCGGCTCCTTGAAGAAGCTCTTCCTGAGCCAAAACCTGCTGCAGGCTGCGCCCCCCATCAGGAATTACCCGCTGTTGGACACCCTGCACCTGGACAACAACTCCATCATGGGGCTGCCATGGGATGAGATGAAGAACTTGCAGGACGTGGCCGCGGCCGACAACCCCTACATGTGCTCGTGCTCCGAGGCGGGGGGGCTGCAGGCGCTGGCGGCCGTGGGGCGcctggggcagggctggcccCAGCACTACATGTGCCACGCTCCCCCTCAGTACCGGGGCAAGCTGGTGGAGGATGTGCCGGTGTCGGTGCTGCAGTGTAACAGCGCTGCCGTGGTTGTCCCCATCTGCATTGCCCTTGTCCTGATCGCCGGGGCTGGGGCCGTCTGCCTGGTCAGATCCAGACCTGGGCTCATCCGATCCTGCCGCAGAGCATGA